The Cannabis sativa cultivar Pink pepper isolate KNU-18-1 chromosome 8, ASM2916894v1, whole genome shotgun sequence genomic interval acgtttttttatatttgatgcaatatataataataataataataataataataataataataatatacaatatatataattctatatttttattagcccaaaaaaaattcaaaataaattattttaaatgaaattaaatattattttttttctcaatatataaagaaaatggtaaataccattttggactctgtgttttgcaaaagttattaattggaccctctgttttgttaaatgataaaatggactctgtattttctaaaatggtacaaataggacccttaattgattttttgtcaaaataaaatttaattataatttgatctaaaagtgttatgacaaaattatttacattttctgtatctgtttgtattaggaattgttttcaagttgattatattaaaaaaaaaaattgtcaaaaattaagctcaaggtcctatttttactattttagaaaatacagggtccattttatcatttaacaaaacatagggtccaatcggtaacttttgcaaaacacagggtccaaaatggtatttaccctaaagaaaaaatataaatcaaatGAGATGTCATGAACATTTTCTTACTATTTAtctattaatattttatctattttataatATGTCTTCTAAGTAATACATATACTTTGTAAGAGTTTCACATTGTTTACAAACTATGTGAGTATTATACTTATTAATTACAAGTaaacacaatatatattatatttcattaaaaaatgcTACAAGTAAAATATTTCTTCATTCACACCGATTTGTCCAAAAATTAATATTGTTTCTCTTTGTAGAGACAATTGAATATACCTCAcccaattaattttatatatttataaatatataaatatatatattcaattgattaactttatataaatatccaaaaattaatttttattctataaatttgattatttttttctatttacttataatatttgtaatttttttatttcataattacttTGAATATCCATCTtaattagtttatgtatatatacatcttAATTGAGTTTAAGAAATGTGGCActaagaaagagaagaaacaaaaatattcatcaattaaaataataatattagtctaacttaaaaaattgatacaaacaattaatattataaataataatagtaatcaaaaaagataacaaatcatgattcattaatttaatgaattgttgcaacaaaaaattaataaataatattttaaaatatctacctCTTATTCAATAAAAACGTTAAAAATTTACaatgtttaaattattaatacttaaattaatattgttatataaataaaaaaactataaaaatatttaatttaaatatatgaacaaaaaattaagttttgctataaatgaataaataaaaaattgataatttttaGTTACAGAAAAATTTATACCATTATAACATTtgattcatttaaaaaaaattatatttttaatagcttttaattattataaataactttATTCGAAAtgtgcttttatttttattgtattatgaTTAATATTTGTGCTAAtcacaaataaaagaaattttacataaatatattatataattttatattattcattaaaaatataaaatagtattAAGCTGAATTGAGATTTTATtcgtaactaaaaattaatttctttaatgtaaaattttaaaaaaattattaaaaccgcgcgaagcgcgaATCTATTCCCTAGTTTATTTATAAACTAGagaataataactaataattttttgtataattttatatattagtgGCAATTAAAGGCTAGGAGAGGTGGATTGGGGATATAGCCATGGGAGTGGAAAAGTAAACAAAAAAGAATTCCTTCATATACTTAGTTAATACTTAATAGTGTGTACTCTTTCCCTCTAACTATATATAATGTTAGAGGGTTTTAACGAGGCACACTTGTCTTTAATGTTGTTGTTGTAATGGACGAAATTAAGGTGGGTTTAGCACATGATAGTGAGTACTTAGTTGGATGCCAACCTAGCTTGGATCTTTCTAAGTCTCAATGATGCTATTACTTAACGTGCCTATTATGTATACAAACATTTATGGAGTTAAATTGACTttggactttttttttaaaaataagttaAAGTATCTCCTTAAGAGCTTTTAACTTTAATGATGTAAAATGTTAAATTTAGCACAAAAGATATAATAAATCAAATTTTAACCGACAATAAATATCACTTTTTTAATTATCTTTTCGTCACTCATTAATActattcattaataaaaaaaaaattatatttataagatattaaaggaatataaataaacaatattttGTGCATATTTTCAATGAGTATTAAtggtaatattaaattttataactaatttacacTTTCTACTTTGGAGTACAAACTCAAAATTAGGCTAGGCTAAATAtaagtttatggtatattttTAACTAAATTGAACCCAAAATATACACTATCAAGATGGTCTTATATTGTTTGGCAAGAATAAATGACACCCACATCAGCTAATTGATTTATATtatgttaaataagatattCGTTTCCATTTATAATGGTAATAGAAAATGACCAAACACAAAATTAAGAATTTGTATTAACCTTAAATTAACACACCATCCACACTAATAGAGGACATTATGAAAAATTCCTCAATCACAAAAACATTTCAAAACGTTAATAGTACAGTCCAGACTGGTCATAAtgcaaggttttttttttttttttaagaaaaaaaagtcAGAATTAAATACAGCCATGGATGGAACACAAAATCTTATCAACAAAGATAATCTATTCTAATTTTTCGGTCAGCATTAAAAGGCAAAAACaagaacaaaaaaattaatagagttttgttttcttctttttctcagTTTAACTCCTACAGTGGATGATGCCATCTCATAATATCGAAAAAATAAACAGTTGCAAGTACTGCACACAAGATCCCTCATCCAAATCACAAGAAACCAATTCACTCGCACACGCACACAATATTGCCAAGCATGTCTCATATTAGATCAGCAACATTCATCGGCATTTCGTCAATCTGAGTACTATAGTACTGTTCAATGTCTCTCAAAATCTTAATATCATCGCTTTTAACAAAGTTGATTGCAACACCCTGCATGAAAATAAAACCATAattatcactagaaaaataaacaaacaagtaCATCAAAACGCAACCAATCCAAACACTAAAATAGAAACATATTTGGTATTCTTGAGTTGCCACAACTTTAATCACGCCTAGAAGCTCGTTGCCcacatttcttaaatttttttgttcATCAAAATCGTTTTATTTAATAGTTTTTGTTGGCAAACATCATCGTTTCATTGCCAAGAACAAGTTGTGCCCTTATCAAGATATCATCAGATCCAATTACAAATCCTTATTTGAAGTTCAACGGTGTTTTATTCTGATCATAAATGCAAGCTAGAAACTTAAAGACGTGTCTTCTGCCTAGAATTTGGCAAAAATCTACTCTAAGAAATCCAACATCAAAAGATAATATTAAGGAACTAGATAAATACCTTGCGTCCAAACCGACCAGAACGACCAATGCGATGAATGTAGAGCTCTCGATTGTTGGGAAGGTCATAATTGATCACCAAGGAAAcctgaaagaaaaataaataacatgatTAGGAAAACCTTAGTTTCAAGAGAAATATTTTAGCAACAATTTTAGAAGATTTAAAAGACAAATGAAAATTATCAGCTGAGGCAATAAAAGACGGCTGAACTGCCAACCAAATAAAATTGACAGTACTTAGCACAAGCTAAAACAAATATTCATATCATACCCAATTAAAATTTctatcaagagtgttatttcaACTTTCTATGGgaggaaaaataaaagctaCAAAATTGCATGGAAACCTAATTTTGCTGCAGGCACAATCTAATAGAGGGAAGCTCACGAGAACCAAAAAACTTTGCAGAGCACTCGTCAAGTGCCAAATATCATTCgtcttttcatttcatttacTTATATTTTACACTATTCAAATCTCTGCTCAGACTCTTGTGTATAAATACAGTATTTCGCTGCTGGTAATATATTTGTTCAACCCTCACAAGTCACAAACATGCATCTTCATCTAAGTAAAAACAATCCTAGTCCTGAAATATCCTTTTACACTAAAGGAAACAAGCATTTCTCATCAAATATTCCAAAGTgagcaacaaaataaaagagaaagctagaattgttcttaaaaCCCATTATATAATACATTAAATCTCCAACCAATTTCAATCAATAACATCTTTAAGAGAGCAAGGCAATAAAGGTTAGTTGCTTGACAATTAGATAGGCTTTCACAGTAATAGCAGAGCATTTCAGCAGAATAGAAAAACAAATACCTGTTGAACATCAAGGCCACGAGCCCAAACATCTGTTGTAATCAAGACACGGGTTGTACCATCACGGAACTCTCCCATAATTGCATCTCTTTCCTTTTGAGGCATGTCTCCATGCATCGCTGAGACAGTAAAGTTATTGCTACGCATCTTTTCAGTGAGCCAATCCACCtatcaaattgaaaaacaaatacTAATATTCATCAATCAGCTAAAAATGGGTACATGTACCAAGCAGCAGtaatccagaatcaagaattaTGAATACAATGATAGTTTCACATTTTTTAAATGATAAGCAACAAAGAATGCACCTTTCTTTTTGTGTTGCAGAAGATAACGGCTTGGGTAATTGTAAGGGTGTCATAAAGATCACATAGAGTATCGAATTTTCACTCTTCCCTTTCAACAGCTACAAAAAATTGTTTGATACCCTATCGTAAAAAAAGAACAGTTATAACAAATTACACTAAACAATATAGGCATTGACTCGAACTAACTAAAACATCATCTAAAATATAGGAACTTACCTCCAATGTCAATTCATCACGTTTAACGAGAATCCTCACAGGGTCAGTCATAAACTTGCTTGTCATCTCAAGGATCTCATGTGGGAGGGTAGCAGAAATCAAGCAGACCTACATCAATAATTAAGAAGTTAGCCATAAACATTTCATCAGATTCATCCTGAAGTTCTGGAGGAAGATAACGGTACACATCATAAATCTGATCCTTGAACCCTCTGCTCAACATTTCATCAGATTCATCCTGGTGACAAGTAACCAAAATATTCGTCTATGTCAATAACAGagcaggaaattaacactataaACTCGGAAACTAAAGGCACCAGTCATGACTAAACTCAcaagaattaataatttaatggcTCTGGATAGCCGAAGGCTTTTTAAATCCATAACCGTAGATTCCTCTAACCAAATCGTCCTTAAtatcataaaatttaaaaaaaaaaaatcagaaacatAAATATCTAGATattatgataaaaataaaagactacatatttaaaataaaatcaaaatttaaaactaTTGACTATATAAATAATCAATCGACATTACTTAACTTCACATACGATTTGATCTGACTcagaaaacaaaaagaaaaataataatgaggAAGTTCAATTCCATTTTGATGGTAGTTACTTTACTATTATCAATTTCTTCTTTAGCCTTCAGTCAATGTCATGTAACCTTTCGAGATTTACAACCATGCCTTCCACAAAGAGCTAATGATGTTACAACACACTATGTTGTTACACCACAATGTTGCATTACCATTCTTAATATGGTTAATTGTTCTAATAGCATCAAGTCTGCACAATGGCTACCTAACTTTAGAAAACAATGTCAAAACCTTGGTACTACTCCCCCAACCACTCCTCGTAATCCATCACCACCGGTGTCAGTGCCACCATCACCATCGGTATCTATGCCTCCTCCATCATTGGATACTCCAGCACCGATGCCATCACCACCACCATCACCGTCAGTGTCTAAACCTCATCCAACACCATCGATGCCAGtgtcaccaccaccaccaccgtcAGTGTCTATACCTCATCCAGCACCATCGATGCCAGTGTCACCACCACCATCACCGTCAGTGTCTATACCTCATCCAGCACCATCGGTGACAGtgtcaccaccaccaccaccatcaccaTCAGTGTCTATACCTCATCCAGCACCATCGATGCCAGTGTCACCACCACCATCATTATCAGTATCTATGCCTCCTCCATCATATAATACTCCAAAAACACCACCGTTATCAAAGTCTCCATCACCAACAAAACTGGTGTCTCCAACATCATCACCATCAGTATCTATGCCTCCCCCATCGTCAGATACTACATCACCACCACCATCAGTGTCTGTACCTCCCCCATTATTCCATGCTGCATCGCCATCGCCTCCAACAGAACCAACAGTACTTGTGCCTCCAACACCATCAGTAGCTATGCCTTCCCCTACAGCACCATCACCTCCAACAAAACCAATAGTGTCTCCAGTACCATCATcaccatcagtatctgcgcctcATCCAACAACACCATCATCACCACCACCGGTGCTTGGGTCATCACCAAAGTTATCATCTCCACCAACGGTGCCTCCCTCACCACCATCATCAAAGACTCCAAACCCATCTCCCAAACATTACCATCACCATCACCATCATCACCACCAAGTACCGTCACCACCTTCTTCGAAAAGAGATGATAAGAAGATTACTTGTATTTCATcaataattcaagcaaaaacaaTTTGTAGGCCAGAAGCTATTTCAGGTTTTTTCcacaaaaaaattgaaattggtCAAGATTGTTGTGAGGCCATCAACAAACTCGACAAGCTTTGTTTCAACCATCCTAGCCATCGTTTTGGTTACGGCTATCCATATTTTGTCAGACAATATTGTGCACGACACTATTAGCTAcaatattaacttttttttagttttcttatcatatttagttattttattttgttaggaaatttttgttttgcACATTagagagtttttttttctttttctttttttcattacTTATTAGTTTAGTTCTCCCATGAAAACGAGAGTTTTGATTTCGTTATCAATTTTCTGTTtacttatattatttatttatttagtaatttatattgtataaatataaattaagtaaGAATATTAtggatttttttgttttatttaattatatatgaagttgtttttagaaaaaaaattgtttttattattaagaATTGCATTATggattatattttgatatacataatttttgggaatttataacaaaaataaatcatcaaaatacaaaaattaataattctaTATACACTCTGATTGTGACTTTTTGCGtttatttgattttaaataacaaaaatatttatcTAACATAGGGCAGGGCGCAGGgagccaaaaatatatttattttcaatattaaaattaaaaacaatttttttgtatgtaaaaaattatttataaaaaatatcaaaatagaataaaaagtaTTCtatattatcaaattaaaaatattaatgtacttttaattaa includes:
- the LOC133030162 gene encoding vegetative cell wall protein gp1-like, with protein sequence MRKFNSILMVVTLLLSISSLAFSQCHVTFRDLQPCLPQRANDVTTHYVVTPQCCITILNMVNCSNSIKSAQWLPNFRKQCQNLGTTPPTTPRNPSPPVSVPPSPSVSMPPPSLDTPAPMPSPPPSPSVSKPHPTPSMPVSPPPPPSVSIPHPAPSMPVSPPPSPSVSIPHPAPSVTVSPPPPPSPSVSIPHPAPSMPVSPPPSLSVSMPPPSYNTPKTPPLSKSPSPTKLVSPTSSPSVSMPPPSSDTTSPPPSVSVPPPLFHAASPSPPTEPTVLVPPTPSVAMPSPTAPSPPTKPIVSPVPSSPSVSAPHPTTPSSPPPVLGSSPKLSSPPTVPPSPPSSKTPNPSPKHYHHHHHHHHQVPSPPSSKRDDKKITCISSIIQAKTICRPEAISGFFHKKIEIGQDCCEAINKLDKLCFNHPSHRFGYGYPYFVRQYCARHY